The following coding sequences lie in one Halorhabdus rudnickae genomic window:
- a CDS encoding STAS/SEC14 domain-containing protein, with translation MATQKSADWEFYADDGVIIGEFPEATELTGPESDKMVAAFTDLLERSDTDSHVTILRSSEPYSKEGQENLRQSALASVDHGVTRWAVVADGTKKLTMKTTVDVEGLTVEAFDLEETDAAIEWARN, from the coding sequence ATGGCAACCCAGAAAAGCGCAGACTGGGAGTTCTACGCCGACGATGGCGTTATCATCGGTGAATTCCCGGAAGCGACGGAGTTGACTGGTCCGGAGAGCGACAAGATGGTCGCAGCGTTCACCGATTTGCTGGAACGATCCGACACCGATTCCCACGTGACGATCCTCCGATCTAGCGAACCGTACTCGAAGGAGGGGCAGGAAAACCTGCGGCAGTCTGCACTCGCGAGCGTCGATCACGGCGTTACTCGCTGGGCAGTCGTCGCCGATGGCACGAAGAAACTGACGATGAAGACGACGGTAGATGTCGAGGGTCTCACTGTCGAGGCCTTCGACCTGGAGGAAACCGATGCGGCAATCGAGTGGGCCCGGAATTGA
- a CDS encoding class I SAM-dependent methyltransferase, whose product MSVSDAFDEWAEDGRDQGMEQRHWHTAKHALERMPVEDGDVVLDLGCGSGYAARALRGVGGAGRAYGLDGAVQMANNASSYTEDSRVGFMVGDFESLPFETDSVDHAFSMEAIYYAGNPVDALRELHRVLGSGGTFYCAVDYVADNPHTAEWDEYVDIEMTRWSRAEYREAFREAGFHVAEQDRIPDEEVEIPPADAFPTEDWESRDAMVEHYREHGTLLTVGVVP is encoded by the coding sequence ATGAGCGTCAGCGACGCCTTCGACGAGTGGGCCGAAGACGGCCGCGACCAGGGGATGGAACAACGCCACTGGCACACCGCCAAACACGCCTTAGAGCGCATGCCCGTCGAGGACGGCGACGTGGTACTGGATCTGGGTTGTGGCAGCGGTTACGCCGCCCGCGCCCTGCGAGGCGTTGGCGGTGCCGGTCGGGCCTACGGCCTGGACGGAGCGGTGCAGATGGCCAATAACGCCAGTTCTTACACCGAAGACTCCCGTGTGGGATTCATGGTCGGGGACTTCGAGTCTCTGCCCTTCGAGACCGACAGCGTCGATCACGCCTTCTCGATGGAGGCTATCTACTATGCGGGCAATCCAGTCGACGCCCTCCGGGAACTCCACCGCGTCCTGGGGTCGGGCGGGACGTTCTATTGTGCGGTCGACTACGTCGCCGATAACCCACACACGGCCGAGTGGGACGAGTATGTCGACATCGAGATGACTCGCTGGTCACGGGCGGAGTACCGCGAGGCCTTCCGGGAGGCGGGCTTTCACGTCGCCGAGCAGGACCGTATTCCCGACGAGGAAGTCGAGATTCCACCCGCCGATGCGTTCCCGACGGAGGACTGGGAGTCCAGGGACGCGATGGTCGAACACTACCGCGAGCACGGCACGCTGTTGACCGTCGGCGTCGTCCCCTGA
- a CDS encoding DUF2391 domain-containing protein codes for MARRRRYRLADTAQQIVGGFLLAGPFVVTEEVWGLAGEMTIWHGMATAILVAIIGYGALYQADDGRDPDTEAEVAGLPVRFLSLLGVAFGSVAVLALLLNAPASFLSGERTATQVATTLKVISVGAIFSVVGAATADSIF; via the coding sequence ATGGCACGGCGAAGGCGCTACCGGCTCGCGGACACGGCCCAGCAGATCGTCGGCGGGTTCCTGCTGGCGGGGCCGTTCGTCGTCACCGAAGAGGTGTGGGGCCTGGCCGGGGAAATGACGATCTGGCACGGGATGGCGACGGCGATCCTCGTCGCCATCATCGGGTACGGCGCGCTCTACCAGGCCGACGACGGCCGCGATCCCGACACCGAGGCGGAGGTGGCGGGCCTGCCCGTGCGGTTTCTCTCCCTGCTCGGTGTCGCGTTCGGATCGGTCGCGGTGCTGGCGTTGCTGTTGAACGCGCCGGCGTCGTTCCTCAGTGGCGAGAGGACGGCCACCCAGGTCGCGACCACGCTCAAGGTGATCAGCGTGGGCGCGATTTTCAGCGTCGTCGGGGCCGCGACGGCCGATAGCATCTTCTGA
- a CDS encoding DUF7090 family protein, with protein MDYALAVDGAPETIPAGTGVLLVHPSTAETDRVDTDFLKTDTDRFLVISTRTSAREVTQKLEHYEVEESKATILDALSVERGYTRRQSDDVRYVSAPDDLDGIVEQTRQFLKETEGRRRISLDSLTELIYYTDVERTIGAAEELLALLGEHDAVGLFHLAGGVHDEEVVSEFRERFNGVVDLDPDGTTTATF; from the coding sequence ATGGACTACGCGCTAGCGGTCGACGGTGCACCGGAAACGATCCCGGCCGGGACGGGCGTGCTGTTGGTCCACCCAAGTACCGCCGAGACCGACCGCGTCGACACCGATTTCCTCAAAACCGATACCGACCGATTTCTGGTCATCTCCACGCGGACGAGCGCGCGGGAGGTCACCCAGAAGCTCGAACACTACGAGGTCGAAGAGTCGAAAGCCACGATCCTGGACGCCCTCTCTGTCGAACGCGGATACACCCGTCGCCAAAGTGACGACGTCAGGTACGTCTCCGCACCCGACGATCTGGATGGGATCGTCGAGCAGACCCGTCAGTTCCTCAAGGAAACGGAGGGCAGGCGGCGGATCAGTTTGGATTCGCTGACTGAGTTGATCTATTACACCGACGTCGAACGGACGATTGGGGCCGCCGAAGAACTCCTGGCCCTCCTGGGCGAACACGACGCTGTCGGCCTCTTTCACCTGGCCGGCGGCGTCCACGACGAGGAGGTCGTCTCCGAGTTCCGCGAGCGATTCAACGGCGTGGTGGACCTCGATCCCGACGGAACGACGACAGCCACGTTCTGA
- a CDS encoding DUF7563 family protein encodes MPECQNCGSFVTAAYARVFTPNGVDQPRVCPQCEDKIRDGADVREARSTRRG; translated from the coding sequence ATGCCGGAATGCCAGAACTGCGGTTCGTTCGTAACCGCTGCATACGCTCGTGTTTTCACGCCCAACGGTGTGGACCAACCGCGGGTGTGTCCCCAGTGTGAGGACAAGATACGCGACGGCGCGGACGTCAGGGAAGCGCGCTCGACGCGGCGAGGGTAG
- the glmM gene encoding phosphoglucosamine mutase, protein MFGTSGIRGPVGETITAELALRVGRALGVEADRVVVGRDPRESGEVLLDVLTASLRESGTDVIDLGLAATPTVARAVRWEGADAGAVVTASHNPPPDNGIKLWQPTTQAFDAPRQEELARRIDDGVTDLRPWDAIGDCERRDATSEHVQAILDAVDVADPPEVVLDLGNGAGGVSARALSALGCDFETLNAQPDGSFPGRLSEPTAEHCQSLASLAGESGVVGIAHDGDADRMRAATENGEFVSGDTLLAILAREAAQPGEKIAAPLNTSLAVDDYLAREDIAVERTRVGDVYVAERASDPDVVFGGEPSGAWIWPDVALCPDGPLAAAKLVELVAERPLSERVAEVERYPIQRDSVEVEEKAAVMERVREQVRPTYEDVTTLDGVRVDLGDGWFLVRASGTQPLIRITAEAREPARARVIFEEASGIVTDALP, encoded by the coding sequence ATGTTCGGAACGAGCGGCATTCGCGGGCCGGTCGGCGAGACGATCACTGCCGAGCTGGCATTGCGGGTCGGACGCGCACTTGGCGTCGAGGCGGATCGGGTGGTCGTCGGCCGTGACCCACGGGAGAGCGGTGAAGTCCTGCTGGACGTACTCACTGCCAGTCTCAGGGAGTCCGGAACCGACGTGATCGACCTCGGGCTGGCGGCGACGCCGACGGTCGCCAGGGCAGTCCGCTGGGAGGGAGCCGACGCCGGCGCTGTGGTCACGGCCTCACATAACCCACCGCCCGACAACGGGATCAAACTCTGGCAACCGACGACTCAAGCGTTCGACGCGCCGCGCCAGGAGGAACTCGCTCGGCGGATCGACGACGGCGTCACGGACTTGCGACCGTGGGACGCGATCGGCGACTGCGAGCGTCGTGATGCCACTTCCGAACACGTCCAAGCCATTCTCGACGCCGTCGACGTGGCTGATCCACCCGAAGTCGTCCTGGATCTGGGCAACGGTGCCGGCGGCGTCAGTGCCAGGGCGCTCTCGGCGCTGGGCTGTGACTTCGAGACGTTGAACGCCCAGCCCGACGGCTCGTTCCCGGGTCGACTGAGCGAACCAACTGCCGAACACTGCCAGTCGCTGGCGTCACTCGCTGGCGAGTCGGGGGTCGTCGGGATCGCCCACGATGGCGACGCCGACCGGATGCGTGCGGCCACCGAGAACGGCGAGTTCGTCAGCGGCGACACGTTACTGGCGATTTTGGCACGTGAGGCAGCCCAACCGGGCGAGAAGATCGCCGCACCGCTGAACACCAGCCTCGCGGTCGACGATTACCTCGCCCGCGAGGACATCGCCGTCGAGCGGACGCGAGTCGGTGACGTCTACGTCGCCGAGCGAGCCAGCGACCCGGACGTGGTCTTTGGCGGCGAGCCAAGCGGCGCCTGGATCTGGCCGGACGTGGCGCTGTGCCCGGACGGTCCACTCGCAGCCGCGAAACTTGTCGAACTCGTCGCCGAGCGACCCCTCAGCGAGCGGGTTGCCGAGGTCGAGCGCTATCCGATCCAGCGCGACAGCGTCGAGGTCGAGGAGAAAGCTGCGGTGATGGAACGCGTCCGCGAGCAGGTCCGACCGACCTACGAGGACGTCACGACGCTTGACGGCGTGCGCGTGGATCTCGGTGACGGCTGGTTTCTCGTCCGTGCGAGCGGAACACAGCCGCTGATACGTATTACGGCAGAAGCCCGGGAGCCGGCACGCGCCCGGGTGATATTCGAAGAGGCAAGCGGGATCGTCACGGACGCACTCCCGTGA
- a CDS encoding DUF2270 domain-containing protein, with protein MATPPEDFDPESPAEREVAGEAATDRSDFLSLMGHAYRGELGRTTAWRTRIDRTTNWAVVLTATLLTWAFSGDSRPHYVLLVGMGMMVVFLGIEARRYRIYDVWRSRVRLFEENVFANALDPEGAEQPDWRELLSEDLREPTIKTPAREAIARRLRRVYAPLLSVLLAAWIIRLTVFADSTKGPVGTAAVGGVPGTAVLVIVGLFYVCMVMLVLWPASRQAKGELGEEADTDKWR; from the coding sequence ATGGCAACGCCACCTGAAGATTTCGACCCGGAATCGCCGGCAGAACGGGAGGTCGCCGGGGAGGCAGCGACCGACCGGTCGGACTTCCTCTCGTTGATGGGCCACGCCTACCGCGGCGAACTCGGACGGACGACCGCCTGGCGGACGCGGATCGACCGGACTACCAACTGGGCGGTCGTACTGACGGCGACGCTGCTCACGTGGGCGTTCTCGGGCGACTCGCGACCGCATTACGTCCTGCTGGTCGGCATGGGGATGATGGTCGTCTTCCTGGGGATCGAGGCACGTCGATATCGTATCTACGATGTCTGGCGATCCCGGGTGCGTCTCTTCGAGGAGAACGTCTTCGCCAACGCGCTCGATCCGGAGGGCGCCGAGCAACCCGACTGGCGGGAACTGTTGAGCGAGGACCTGCGGGAGCCAACCATCAAGACGCCGGCCAGAGAGGCGATCGCGCGCCGACTCCGGCGTGTATATGCCCCCCTGCTCTCGGTACTGCTTGCCGCCTGGATCATCCGGCTGACTGTCTTCGCTGACTCTACGAAGGGGCCGGTCGGCACAGCGGCAGTCGGCGGCGTTCCGGGGACAGCAGTCCTCGTGATCGTCGGTCTCTTTTATGTCTGTATGGTGATGTTGGTACTCTGGCCAGCTTCACGGCAGGCGAAAGGGGAACTCGGCGAGGAAGCCGACACCGACAAGTGGCGCTAG
- a CDS encoding DUF1931 domain-containing protein yields the protein MADLIVKAAVKEALDDMNVASDFYGALDEEVEELLEDAARRAEENDRKTVQPRDL from the coding sequence ATGGCAGACCTAATCGTCAAAGCCGCCGTCAAGGAAGCGCTCGATGATATGAACGTCGCCTCGGACTTCTACGGTGCCCTCGACGAGGAAGTCGAGGAACTGCTCGAGGACGCCGCCCGACGCGCCGAGGAGAACGACCGCAAGACCGTCCAGCCGCGCGACCTGTAA
- the larB gene encoding nickel pincer cofactor biosynthesis protein LarB yields the protein MRETLEALAAGELSVAAAQARLAGYADNDGGRFDAARRSRAGVPEAILGDGKTPMEVASLAATAVETTGRAIATRIDDEQVAAIRRRLDGDHPEATLRWNDRSNVLVAHGPNFEPPHLDATIGVVTAGTSDAVPAGEAVAIAGEMGARIYRLEDVGVASIARLLDRLEELRELDVVIVAAGREGALPTVVAGLLDMPVMGLPVSTGYGHGGEGEAALSGMLQSCTALSVVNVDAGFTAGAQAGLIARRIDAARGNTS from the coding sequence ATGCGTGAAACTCTCGAAGCCCTGGCCGCGGGTGAACTGAGTGTCGCGGCCGCACAGGCCCGACTGGCCGGCTACGCCGACAACGACGGCGGACGCTTCGACGCCGCCCGGCGATCCCGGGCCGGCGTCCCGGAGGCGATCCTGGGCGACGGCAAGACGCCAATGGAAGTCGCATCGCTGGCCGCGACGGCGGTCGAGACCACCGGTCGAGCGATCGCGACCCGGATCGACGACGAGCAGGTAGCGGCGATCCGCCGCCGACTCGACGGGGACCATCCCGAGGCAACGCTCCGGTGGAACGACCGCTCGAACGTCCTGGTCGCGCACGGTCCGAACTTCGAGCCGCCGCACCTGGACGCGACCATCGGCGTCGTCACCGCGGGGACTTCCGACGCCGTGCCCGCCGGTGAGGCGGTCGCGATCGCCGGCGAGATGGGTGCACGAATCTACCGTCTCGAGGATGTGGGCGTGGCGAGCATCGCCCGTTTGCTCGACCGACTCGAAGAACTCCGGGAGCTGGACGTGGTGATCGTCGCCGCCGGCCGGGAAGGGGCACTCCCGACTGTCGTCGCCGGACTGCTCGATATGCCGGTGATGGGTCTGCCGGTCTCGACGGGCTACGGTCACGGCGGCGAGGGCGAGGCGGCGCTGTCGGGGATGTTACAGTCCTGTACGGCGCTGTCGGTCGTCAACGTCGACGCCGGCTTCACCGCTGGCGCCCAGGCTGGCCTCATCGCTCGTCGAATCGACGCGGCCCGCGGCAATACTTCGTAG
- a CDS encoding DUF7563 family protein, with protein sequence MPDCNHCGAHVSESFARVFGDAKGRLLACPDCAANAGIAETAQRRAINA encoded by the coding sequence ATGCCAGATTGCAACCACTGTGGTGCGCACGTCTCCGAAAGTTTCGCGAGAGTGTTTGGCGACGCGAAGGGACGACTGCTGGCCTGTCCCGACTGTGCCGCCAATGCCGGGATCGCGGAGACGGCCCAACGGCGCGCCATCAATGCCTGA
- a CDS encoding GIY-YIG nuclease family protein: MSQPAHYVYVLQCADDTLYTGYTTEPERRVREHNAGDGAKYTRGRTPVELVHLERFESRSAAQTREYEIKQLTRAQKESLIDGSAVDADHR, encoded by the coding sequence ATGTCCCAGCCCGCCCACTACGTGTACGTCCTCCAGTGTGCCGACGACACACTGTACACCGGCTACACGACCGAACCCGAGCGTCGAGTCCGCGAACACAACGCTGGCGACGGCGCAAAATACACCCGCGGCCGCACCCCCGTCGAACTGGTCCACCTGGAGCGCTTCGAGAGCCGTTCGGCCGCCCAAACGCGGGAGTACGAGATCAAACAGCTCACGAGAGCCCAAAAGGAATCGCTGATCGACGGCTCGGCCGTCGATGCCGACCACCGCTGA
- a CDS encoding GNAT family N-acetyltransferase: MDVVVRTADGDDLVAVLNVLDGAALATDYARVRDRVRAEDVIVAGPAGDPGRVLGACVLDGAEIVAVAVRRRRRDRGIGSALIATAARDRERLIAECDADAVPFYESLGFDVRPLPAGRYVGVLET; the protein is encoded by the coding sequence ATGGATGTCGTCGTCCGGACGGCTGACGGCGATGATCTCGTTGCCGTCCTGAACGTTCTCGACGGGGCGGCGCTGGCGACCGACTACGCGCGCGTTCGCGACCGGGTGCGGGCAGAAGACGTGATCGTGGCCGGCCCTGCGGGCGATCCCGGGCGCGTTCTCGGCGCGTGTGTTCTGGACGGTGCGGAGATCGTAGCAGTTGCTGTCCGTCGTCGGCGCCGTGATCGGGGTATCGGTTCCGCCCTGATCGCGACGGCGGCCCGCGACCGCGAGCGATTGATTGCCGAATGTGACGCCGACGCGGTCCCGTTCTATGAGTCTCTGGGATTCGATGTTCGCCCACTCCCGGCGGGGCGGTACGTGGGTGTTTTGGAGACGTGA
- the samp2 gene encoding ubiquitin-like small modifier protein SAMP2: MRVTVEVVGEGERDVEVDTGATYADLLAGVEVSPHEATVLVDGQPVPEDGDVDVDRVQVLRVVKGG, translated from the coding sequence ATGCGCGTCACGGTCGAGGTCGTCGGCGAGGGCGAACGCGACGTGGAGGTCGATACGGGAGCGACCTACGCGGATCTGCTCGCTGGAGTCGAGGTCAGCCCCCACGAGGCGACGGTACTGGTCGACGGCCAACCAGTTCCGGAGGACGGCGACGTCGATGTCGATCGGGTGCAAGTCCTGCGAGTCGTTAAAGGCGGGTGA
- a CDS encoding replication factor C small subunit, with product MSSEPAQAGRGEVWIEKYRPQSLEDIAGHEAIVDRLRSYVARDDLSHMLFAGPAGTGKTTAAMAIAKELYGDEWEENFLELNASDERGIDVVRDRVKSFARTSFGGHDYRIIFLDEADALTSDAQSALRRTMEQFSNNVRFILSCNYSSQIIDPIQSRCAVFRFSPLADKAVAETIRTIASEERIEITDEGMDALVYVAGGDMRKAINGLQAASMSGDRVDEEAVFEITSTARPEDIREMVERALDGDFTAARSQLDTLLTEEGIAGGDIIDQLHRSVWEFGLEDDAAVRILDRVGEADYRITEGASERIQLEALLASLALEDD from the coding sequence ATGAGCAGCGAGCCTGCCCAAGCGGGTCGGGGGGAAGTCTGGATCGAGAAGTACCGCCCCCAGTCACTCGAAGACATCGCAGGACACGAAGCGATCGTCGACCGGCTCCGGAGTTACGTCGCCCGGGACGATCTGAGTCACATGCTCTTTGCCGGCCCGGCGGGGACGGGGAAAACTACTGCCGCCATGGCCATCGCCAAGGAACTGTACGGCGACGAGTGGGAAGAGAACTTCCTCGAACTCAACGCCAGCGACGAGCGCGGGATCGACGTCGTGCGCGACCGGGTGAAGTCCTTTGCGCGCACTTCTTTTGGCGGCCATGACTACCGGATTATATTTCTCGACGAGGCCGACGCACTTACTTCGGACGCTCAGTCAGCGCTTCGCCGGACGATGGAGCAGTTCTCGAACAACGTCCGCTTTATCCTCTCGTGTAACTACTCCAGTCAGATCATCGATCCGATCCAGTCCCGATGTGCCGTCTTCCGCTTTTCGCCACTGGCAGACAAAGCGGTCGCGGAGACGATCCGAACGATCGCCAGCGAGGAGCGCATCGAGATCACCGACGAGGGCATGGACGCGCTGGTGTACGTCGCCGGTGGCGATATGCGCAAGGCGATCAACGGCCTGCAGGCCGCCTCGATGTCCGGGGATCGAGTCGACGAGGAAGCGGTCTTCGAGATCACCTCGACCGCCCGGCCAGAGGACATCCGCGAGATGGTCGAACGCGCCCTCGACGGGGACTTCACGGCTGCCCGATCCCAACTCGACACCCTGCTGACCGAGGAAGGCATCGCCGGGGGAGACATCATCGATCAATTGCACCGCTCAGTCTGGGAGTTCGGGCTCGAGGACGACGCCGCGGTACGGATCCTCGATCGGGTCGGCGAAGCCGACTACCGCATCACGGAGGGCGCAAGCGAGCGGATTCAACTCGAAGCGCTGCTGGCGTCGCTGGCGCTTGAAGACGACTAA
- a CDS encoding TspO/MBR family protein produces the protein MDARHLWTLPDRRPRTSLLASVLACEFVGASGSVFTVMGLGAWYDDLAKPWFNPPSWVFGPVWTLLFALMGVALWLVWRADVTTRPVRIALLAFAGQFVLNIAWSAAFFGAKSPVLGLLVITALWLAIVGTIVAFDRVDRRAALLLVPYLAWVSFAAVLNASLWWLN, from the coding sequence ATGGACGCCAGACACCTGTGGACGCTTCCGGACCGTCGCCCGCGGACGTCGTTGCTGGCGAGCGTTCTCGCCTGTGAATTCGTCGGCGCGAGCGGGAGCGTCTTCACTGTGATGGGGCTTGGCGCGTGGTACGACGACCTTGCGAAACCGTGGTTCAATCCACCGTCGTGGGTGTTCGGACCCGTCTGGACGCTCCTGTTCGCGCTCATGGGCGTGGCCCTCTGGCTCGTCTGGCGGGCCGACGTGACTACGCGTCCGGTCCGGATCGCCCTGCTCGCGTTCGCCGGGCAGTTCGTCCTGAACATCGCGTGGTCGGCAGCCTTCTTCGGCGCGAAATCGCCGGTGCTCGGCCTCCTCGTGATCACCGCGCTATGGCTCGCCATCGTTGGAACGATCGTCGCGTTCGATCGCGTCGACCGTCGCGCCGCCCTGCTGCTGGTCCCGTACCTCGCGTGGGTGTCCTTCGCTGCCGTCCTGAACGCGAGCCTGTGGTGGCTCAACTGA